One Alkalicoccus halolimnae DNA segment encodes these proteins:
- a CDS encoding phytoene desaturase family protein yields MSKKIVVIGSGFAGSTAAAMLQKNQCEVTLLEAAAEWGGCSGKFQRGKFLFPVGATLAMGFAEQGIHGRINNYLNINVKSKRLDKVMDVTIEHESLPYYSDRETFINMWYEKVPDEASRIEAFFREVWKTAEPLKKHMVHFPVVPPGTFRETGSVLKGFTLSSLKLLPLLPFTLDYFVKKHDLTEHQLFVQFINGVLMDSMQTTYQNCTLLMGCMALDIYHDGVWYVEGGLYKLIESLIENFKFNGGNALKPRRATYIRKSSTNDYQWEVEDHRGNVYQADDVVINTPPANMKKLLSEPLYSQLNKKLKKRATLDVEWGTYTLYLAVKDIFPADAPLFEQIMLSNKSSSFDEDHFFVSLSSSTDRNRAPEGCRTITISTHINTKNWNYKEIYDQKAADIERAVINALEKKYPGFENALIHFLSGGPRAWERFTNRSGGKVGGFPQTNDFSLWRALQHRTGIKGLWVCGDNIFPGAGSVGASSSGVHAARSILNKRIF; encoded by the coding sequence ATGAGTAAAAAAATTGTTGTTATTGGTTCTGGTTTTGCTGGAAGTACAGCAGCTGCCATGCTTCAGAAAAATCAATGCGAAGTGACGCTCCTGGAAGCTGCAGCTGAATGGGGAGGATGTTCCGGCAAATTTCAGAGAGGTAAATTTCTTTTTCCTGTAGGGGCTACATTGGCGATGGGATTTGCTGAGCAGGGTATACACGGGAGAATAAATAATTACTTAAATATAAATGTAAAATCAAAGCGTCTGGATAAGGTGATGGATGTAACGATTGAGCACGAATCGCTCCCCTATTACAGTGACAGAGAAACTTTCATAAATATGTGGTATGAGAAAGTACCGGATGAAGCATCTAGAATTGAAGCTTTTTTCAGGGAAGTTTGGAAAACTGCTGAACCGCTGAAAAAACATATGGTTCATTTTCCAGTTGTTCCACCGGGCACTTTTCGGGAAACAGGTTCAGTCCTGAAAGGATTTACGCTTTCTTCGTTAAAACTTCTTCCACTTCTGCCATTTACTCTGGATTATTTTGTGAAAAAACATGATCTGACAGAACATCAGCTGTTTGTTCAGTTTATTAATGGAGTGCTGATGGACAGTATGCAGACTACCTATCAGAACTGTACCCTTTTAATGGGCTGTATGGCTTTGGACATCTACCATGATGGTGTCTGGTACGTGGAAGGAGGACTCTATAAACTAATAGAGTCATTGATTGAAAATTTTAAATTTAACGGAGGAAATGCCCTTAAACCCAGAAGAGCAACGTATATCAGAAAAAGCTCTACGAATGATTATCAGTGGGAAGTGGAAGACCATCGAGGAAACGTGTATCAAGCCGACGATGTTGTTATAAATACTCCTCCTGCTAATATGAAAAAACTTCTGTCAGAACCTTTATACAGCCAATTAAATAAGAAGCTGAAGAAAAGGGCCACCTTGGATGTGGAGTGGGGAACGTACACACTTTACCTGGCCGTGAAGGATATTTTCCCTGCTGATGCTCCGCTTTTTGAACAGATTATGCTTTCAAATAAATCCTCTTCATTTGATGAAGATCACTTTTTCGTTTCCCTTTCCTCTTCTACAGATAGAAACCGTGCGCCTGAAGGCTGCCGGACGATAACTATTTCAACTCATATCAATACAAAAAACTGGAACTACAAAGAAATTTATGACCAGAAAGCAGCAGACATTGAGAGAGCTGTAATCAACGCTTTGGAAAAAAAATATCCCGGATTTGAAAATGCACTTATCCATTTTTTGAGCGGAGGCCCCCGTGCGTGGGAACGATTTACAAATCGCAGTGGAGGCAAAGTTGGAGGATTCCCTCAGACAAATGATTTTTCACTATGGCGTGCTCTCCAGCATCGAACTGGTATAAAGGGACTCTGGGTATGCGGTGATAACATATTCCCGGGAGCGGGGAGCGTTGGCGCCTCCAGTTCCGGAGTGCATGCCGCCCGTTCGATACTAAATAAAAGAATTTTTTAG
- the rlmN gene encoding 23S rRNA (adenine(2503)-C(2))-methyltransferase RlmN — protein MKESIYGYTFADLENWFIERGHKSFRAQQIWDWLYKKRIDSFDEITNMKSELVEILKDTFTLQTLDIHSKQTSQDGTMKFLFRLKDGNLIETVLMRFDYGSSVCVTTQVGCNIGCSFCASGLLTKSRDLSAGEIVEQIMHVQKAMDEQEKEERVSHIVVMGIGEPFDNYDNLMSFLHVVNSDRGLAIGARHITVSTSGIIKRIYDFANENIQVNLAVSLHAPNNKMRTDIMKINKAQPIEKLMEAVDYYLEKTNRRITFEYILLDGVNDSKETALELAELIKDKKKLSYVNLIPYNPVDEHIQYEQSRKSNILTFFDTLMKEGVQCGVRHEQGSDIDAACGQLRSKQMKKDREKNKAGS, from the coding sequence ATGAAAGAATCGATTTACGGCTACACGTTTGCTGATTTGGAAAACTGGTTTATCGAGCGTGGGCATAAGTCGTTTAGAGCCCAGCAGATTTGGGATTGGTTATATAAAAAAAGAATCGACAGTTTCGACGAGATTACAAACATGAAATCGGAACTGGTCGAAATATTGAAAGATACGTTTACGCTGCAGACGCTTGATATCCATTCGAAACAGACTTCGCAGGACGGAACGATGAAATTTTTGTTTCGATTAAAAGACGGAAATTTAATTGAAACAGTTTTAATGCGGTTTGATTATGGATCGTCGGTATGTGTTACCACACAGGTAGGCTGTAACATCGGCTGCAGCTTTTGTGCAAGCGGGCTACTGACTAAAAGCAGAGATCTTTCAGCTGGAGAAATTGTGGAACAGATCATGCACGTTCAAAAAGCAATGGATGAGCAGGAAAAAGAAGAAAGAGTCAGTCATATTGTCGTAATGGGCATAGGCGAACCTTTTGACAACTACGATAATCTAATGTCCTTTCTCCACGTCGTGAATAGTGACCGCGGCCTTGCCATTGGAGCTCGTCATATCACAGTATCCACAAGCGGAATTATAAAGCGTATTTATGATTTCGCCAATGAAAATATTCAGGTGAATCTGGCGGTTTCTCTTCACGCACCTAATAATAAAATGCGTACAGACATCATGAAGATTAATAAAGCACAGCCAATAGAGAAATTAATGGAAGCAGTAGATTATTATCTGGAGAAGACGAACAGAAGAATTACATTCGAATACATTCTTCTCGATGGAGTTAACGACAGTAAAGAAACTGCACTGGAGCTTGCAGAGCTTATAAAGGATAAGAAAAAGCTGTCTTATGTAAATCTTATTCCTTATAACCCTGTTGACGAACACATTCAGTATGAGCAGAGTCGAAAAAGCAATATTTTAACGTTTTTCGACACACTTATGAAAGAAGGAGTTCAATGCGGAGTCCGTCACGAGCAGGGCTCTGATATAGATGCTGCGTGCGGTCAGCTTCGAAGCAAACAGATGAAAAAAGATCGCGAAAAAAATAAAGCAGGTTCATAA
- a CDS encoding trypsin-like peptidase domain-containing protein encodes MADKDKENKDTENPSPDVSGNDGDVEEQPEKEELFYDGKEYLTKEEFFNPPEEEKLDNKPPGKKKRFFKIMIASLITMALLVNVFAVWPQLFNFPAVEFLSNASELSDNEKVEEYKESVVVVRTENSKGTGFVFGGGYIMTNEHVIRDGVEISVHFENGESYLTEEIEVNEELDIAVLKPMAEDFPHPSLEINSGWSPSEQIYVIGNPRFFNFIPNEGVLLQSTNVSSKNAEVIALEAPIYRGSSGSPVITEDGEVAGVVFATSRINVDGSRERVGLAIDMENIIDEMNLSP; translated from the coding sequence TTGGCGGACAAAGATAAAGAAAACAAAGACACCGAAAATCCCTCTCCAGATGTTTCCGGGAATGATGGAGATGTTGAGGAGCAGCCGGAAAAAGAAGAGCTGTTTTATGATGGGAAAGAATATTTAACGAAAGAGGAATTTTTCAATCCGCCGGAAGAAGAAAAACTGGATAATAAACCTCCAGGAAAAAAGAAAAGATTTTTCAAAATTATGATTGCTTCTTTAATCACAATGGCGCTCCTCGTAAATGTATTTGCAGTCTGGCCTCAGCTTTTCAATTTTCCTGCGGTTGAATTTCTGTCAAATGCAAGCGAGCTGTCTGATAATGAGAAAGTGGAAGAGTACAAAGAGTCTGTTGTCGTTGTAAGAACTGAAAACTCCAAGGGTACAGGATTTGTGTTCGGCGGAGGGTATATAATGACAAATGAACATGTTATCCGGGATGGAGTTGAGATATCTGTCCATTTTGAAAATGGTGAATCCTATCTGACAGAAGAAATAGAAGTTAATGAAGAGCTTGATATTGCTGTTTTAAAACCAATGGCTGAAGATTTCCCTCATCCTTCGCTGGAAATAAATTCTGGGTGGAGTCCTTCCGAGCAGATCTATGTTATTGGAAATCCTCGGTTTTTTAACTTTATTCCAAACGAAGGAGTCCTTCTTCAATCTACGAATGTTTCAAGTAAAAACGCTGAAGTGATAGCTCTTGAAGCACCCATTTACCGTGGGAGCAGCGGCAGCCCTGTAATTACGGAGGATGGAGAAGTAGCCGGAGTCGTTTTCGCAACATCCCGAATTAATGTTGATGGCAGCCGGGAGCGTGTAGGACTTGCAATCGACATGGAGAATATTATAGATGAAATGAACTTATCTCCGTAA